Below is a genomic region from Heptranchias perlo isolate sHepPer1 chromosome 26, sHepPer1.hap1, whole genome shotgun sequence.
CCAATGGATTTCCAAGCTCCCAGTAATCAATCAAATGGTGATTTTTAACTCCTCAGACTCCTCTTGTGTAGAAACACCATTAAGTGATTATGAGAGGATGTGAATAAATGATTGTTATTAACTTATTAGTGTGATAGTCCCTTGTTAATGTAACTAAACATTCTGCAAAGCAATACTGAGCCCCAAAGTCCTTCATTAACCTGGTGATACCACTCTGTAAATGAGCatcttctctttcctcccccaattTCCATCCTTCCCCTTTTTTTCTCCTCTCACCCTGTTGAAAGTGTTAACTCCTCTGGGATAGGGTTCCATAGTGCTGGCCATATTCCAGCAACTCTCACTCACGTGTGAGGTGGCAGGCTATTcaatctgggggggaggggagaaaggggggaaggggagggggggaagggaaggggaaggagagggggagtgttggAGAGGGCTGAGGCTAATTGCAGTGCTTCACTTGCTGTCCTGGCTAAGATCACTGAATTCAGTATAGCCTGTGGATCAAACCTAACACCTGCTGATCTCGGTGGCTCGGTCCCTTTTTTGTGTTTGTTATCTTCTCACTATCAGGAAAGTCTTCACAAAAGTAGTCACAGGGTGCTAATCCCTATGTAGAAGGGCCTGACTTGTGCTTGGTGCCTTAGAACAGCTGAAATCAGGAGCTCAGGCATAAACGCACATCTGACCACTGTCCTTAACCAAAACAATTCTCAAATAATGAATGGTTCCTTtccttttctctcctttcctaaaGTACCAACTCTTGCTGACGTACGGGTCCTCACCGGCAGCCCTCCAGAAGCTCAACCAAGTGCCTATCCCTCATGTGTCAGCCTAGAGAGTGGATGTTAGCAGACTTTTGAAGCAGAGGAGAGCATTGCAGTGacgcccaatactgtcctcacctgacatccatatGTACATGCACATTCCAGCCGGGGTCACTGGATCGCAATCAGGCGATGGAACTCCAATTGacttttcaccccctcccccactttctcCTCAAGgccaattcttatccttgtgtttaaatccctccatggccttgcccctcaccATATCCATAACCACTTCCAGGCCTCCAGCTCTCCAATTTCCCCTCGCCGCTAgccctccattcctctgactccagcctcttgtgcagtctccaccccgccccctcctgttgccccaccattggcagccttgccttTAAGTGCATAGATCCtactttctggaattccctctgtaaGCCCCTTAGCctttccacctccatctcctcctttctcttcttAACAcccacctctttgagcaagcttttggtcacccctcaaaATAAGGTTTGTTTGCCAAATACggatcagaggatggtggagagGTGTCACAGGTGCTGCTCGTGAAATCATTTGGGATATTTTCCATGTGAATTCGAGACCAGATTGTGGAATCGGTGGCCTTGCATTGATTGGGATTAGAGGAACACTTGGAAGTAAAGAAATCAGAGGCTAATCTAGCCATTTAAGTCGAAGAAAAAGCAGCAATAATTTGACAAATGGTGCCACATAAATACCAGCATacactatctccttctttggctcagcggcAATTTTCCTCATGCCCCTgcaaagcaccttggaatgtttttctatattaaaggcgctacataaatgcaagttgttgttgtagtacccCAACTGctggctgagatgagctaactcaacAGACAGTACGAATCAAACCTTGGACCTTCTGACCTATATGGTCAAGTACTGCACTGAGAATTGCCTTTGACAACTAACCTTCAATACAGAGTGAATACTTTTTCTCTTGAGAGTAAAGAGGATGATGAATACTAAGATTACTAAGCAGGCGATCAGCAAGGCGGTTCCTGGGAAATTGTTACCAAACTCAAAATAAGGTTTGTTTGCCGAATTCggatcagaggatggtggagagGTGTTACAGATGCTGCTCGTGAAATCATTTGGGATGTTTTCCATACGAATTCGAGACCAGATTGTGGAATCGGTGGCCTTGCTTTGATTGGGATTAGAGGAACACTTGGAAGTGAAGAAATCAGAGGCTAATCTAGCCATTTAAGTCGAAGAAAAGGAAGCAATAATTTGACAAATGGTGCCACATAAATACCAGCACACACTGACCCAAACACCCTGTATCACACAATACACATAATGGTTGGATTATGAGGTAAACCACTGTCATCACATCTTTGTGATGTTCCCTTATTATATATTCAATTACAGCTTATTTGAATACTGATTTCTGATTTGCTGAATGGTACAACTTAATTGAAGATGTCTTGATGATATAATATTCAATGGTGCCATTATTGTATTCAACCACATGTAAGTCTGTTTGTTAGATAAATAGGCCAATGATTTTGAACAGGTTGAAAAATAAGAATTTAAGATCTTAAAATGTCTTAAATATATTTTATTCCATACGATTTTCTCCCCTCTGTTCCTGATTCATGCTGCAGTAGACTGCCACAGGCAGTAATCATCACTTAGAACCGTAGacgaggctatttggcccattatggCTGTGTTGGTTCCAAAACTAAACCCACTTCCCTGTTTTCCATTCATATCtttctctgtttcaaatatttatccacttctcccTTAAAAGATTGTGTTCCTGCCTCATTTCTTCTCCGAGGTAAAACATTTCTTGCTACaacaaccctctgcgtaaagaGGTTCTTCATGCAGGACCTCCCCCAGTGGCAATTTATTGGCAAGTATTTCTTATATCGCCCTAATTAGTCTGATTACTTATAAGCGTTATTACTTTTGCAAATGAGATATGTATTTTATACAATGAATAAATTATTTAAAGTACTGTGGATTGGGCACAAGTTACACAGTCTAGCTTCACACAATACATCAGTTAAATATGCAACATAATCTACATCCTTAATTAATTCATAACTTACAGAATATATTGTAATACTGTAGTAGAAATCCAATACTAGCTTTAATTCTCTTCAGTTAAAGACTAGAATTTGAATACGACAGGCACTAGTCAGGTATAATGTCCTTTTCACAACTGAAGAAGTCATAAACCAAAAATAGCATAGACATCAATTCTGCATGTGTTTttaactcttcccccccctccccaatccccccacaccTTGAAATTTGTTCTTGATGCTACTGACACATGTTGGGGTAAAGTTCTAATGGTGCCAATAACCCTCTGGTACTTCATTCAAGCAGCCATTGTTTGTCTGAACCCAGATGGTGAACGGTGGCAGACAATTTGACCATGAGGGGCTTCATAATTGaccccaatcctctcctctcctacCACCCACAAATATCCATTTTCCAGCAAAGGTTACTGGATAGCACTtagagtgggaaccctggttgattgctCCCCTCTGGTGTCTAGGGCTTCAGGTTCATCCTGTAGAAGGAGATGTCTGTTAATATAAAGCTCTGCACCACAAATCACAAGACTGCAAGATAATTAcgcatgaggaaggccattctgcccatcttaattcatccatcaaaAATGACCCTAAAGACCCTCCTTTGCTGCATCCAATTGGGCCTTACATGATTTCAGGGTCCTCACCTTCATTACTGTATCTGAGAATCTAATCCTCGTGTTAGTCACTccttgtgtgaagaatttcctgatacgaGTCCTACATTTGATTTTTACTAATTTAACATGTGGTCCCTTGTTCTACtcttgcaaatgaatttcaagtAATTTTCCAGACTAAACTTTTCTAAACTATCTACTGTTGTATAGATCTCAATAAGATCACCTGTCGGATACTCCCTTTCAAGGATGAAAAGCTGAGgtttctccagtttttcctcaAAACGCCAAAGGCCAATTGCAAGGATcagtcttgtggctcttctctgcactgcctcaaaCACCTGAATGTCtgtcttgtgtctcagtgaccacaACTGGACACATTACTCAAGCTGGTCTGACCGGGGCACTGTACAGTTTAATAATGACTTCTTCTGACATGCATTCTACTGCTTTGGCCATAGAGTCCAACATTGTTAATGACAGCTCTGCATTGATTGGACATTTTGAGTTTACCAAGACTCCCAAGGTTTCTTTCAGTTTCATGCGTAGTTATTTCAACACTGTTCACGCAGTATCtgtgttgcccatttttccttccaataTGCAGTAGTTCACACTTGTCTGTATTTAAtttatctgccattgttctgcccacttacatattttgctcAGTTATTTGTGTAATTTCTCAGCTGTCTTCTCCCATTCCAttgtccctcctagtttggtgGCATTTGCGATGGTTGATCATTTTTTTGTTGGGAAGTCACCAGAGCAATGTGTCAGATGTATTTGCATTTTACAAGGAAAATAGACACAAATTTGTCAAGTCACCAATTTTTGTTTAAACTTTGaacaactgtaaaaaaaaaaatcagatgagcAACAGATTAATTTGACAGTCACTGTTGTACCAAAATAACATAAGATGATAACATAAGACcgaggtcaatagatttttttgttaggtaaggttatcaagggacatggagctaaggtgggtaaatggagttgaggtacaggtcagccatgctggaggggctgaatggcctactcctgttcctatcagaCATGTTGGATTCAAAGTGGAGCAAAGGTGCAATGAGAAGGAAACCTTAAGGTGATGACTTACATCACAGTTCCAAACGGCACCAGTCTGATTAAGTATTTGAGGACAGAGTTTCTTAAGAGGCAATGCATTGAGTCAATCTATGACCTGTCctcacatctccttatgtggctcaacgTCAAATTCGGTTTGCTAATcctcctgtgaagcggcttgggacgttttactgcgttaaaggctatttataaatgcaagttgttgttgtttcgtaTCTAAGAACGTGTAGCGATTTCATTTTTAATGGAAATGGTCAAGGACATAACTGGGAAGGGGTCGTTTACAGTTCGAATTCCCCTTTTCcaccagttgttttttttttgcgcaGAAAAGCACCCGCAGTAGTTTGCGGTGACATGTATGGTGTGTTTACTGGCACCTCATCCGCTGATTCCCACCCACAACCTGCTGCCGAGGGCTGGCCTGACTCCCTAGCGATCAGTTTTGTTGTAGTTACAAACGCTCGGAGAGAGTGACCATGGATGAGTTTCAGCCGGGAGAGGAGGTaacaatttatatttaaaaattaaaaaaaaagagcacGCGTCCGATTTGAAACTAAACACTTTGCTTTGGTTTGAAGTGCAGGGTGGGTGTCCTTTCTCATTGCGTCTGTCCTCCTCTTTAGATCATCTCATGTCAGTTTGGTGCAAAAGGGAAAGACCTAATTCCGTGTCCTGCAGTCGAGAATGGGTACGCGATACTTGGTATAAGAGCCCCGAAAGGGACCCTGTGTTAGGGACAAAAGAAGAGAGACTGGGCGGGAGGCATGGTAGAGACAGCTTTCCGCTAATCTGTACATGTGTTATCGCCTGCGGTCGAGCTGGGCTAAGCTGCGGTCGCAATATTTACAATTGCTTGGAATAGCTGCGCCTGGCCTGCGGATAGATCAGGTACTTGGTGCTGGAGTCCCATCCTAGAGCAAAGCAAGAGTTTCCAAGAAGTGACCTGGGAGGGTTAGAAGGAATGAAAAATCCCAAATGTCACTtttgtgaaaaaaaaaacaattagcaaTGGTTGGTATGTAACACTCCTTTCACACAAAGAATGGGGGGTAGGAAAGTTACTTTTAACGTTGGGTTTTTAAAATCATAGCCTAATTCggacaagttttttaaaaaatggctggGATCATAAATGCTTACAATGCTAATGAGCgagctttgatgttgtttccccaaagactgtaaataaacaattcattagccTGTCTAGGCAATGAAAAAAATACCTCACAATtgtttttttgtgattttgtAGAGATACAAGATAGGGCCAAGGATACAGGCTAGCAGAGGGGCTTTTTGAAACAGGAAGGTTGCAAGAACACCAGGGTTTTTAAAGCGAAAGCTGTGAGGGCTTTCCGTGAGACAAAGAAGTCCAAAATACTGCAAGAGCGGTTATATCAAGTTAAATAAGATGCCTTATTGAGGTGGACAAGGGTGGCATGTTATTTATTTTGCATCATTGCATGGAGATAAGTTACATTGTTTGAATTAAGTGAATCCAATCGTGTTTGTTTGGTCTGCTTTTGGAGAGATCAAAGCTAGTATGCCTGCAAAAGACACGAGTATTCAGTCCAGGTCACAAAGGGGTACTATTATTACAGCCCAGGATTACACTGTCCTGCAAGTAGATAATGGACATTGTGAGCCAACTCCCCTAAAAGACACTCAAAACTACTATTGGAAAGCAACTGATGTCACCAAACTCATGAAGGTATTTACAGCGGACATGAATGTGTAACAATGAAGTAAACTATTTAATAATGAACCAGAATGCACAATTTTAATggatgcaacaacaacttgcatttatatagcacctttaatgtactgAAACGTCCCACGTCGCTTCACAGGAGGTATTAGAATAGGTGAcggggcaaagaggtaggttttaaggagagtcttaaaggaggagagagaggtagcgaggtttagtgagggaattccagagcttaggcccaaaGCAGCTGAAAGCACACAGGATAAAGGGCATCTGGAAGGAGTTTGTACAATTCTCAATTTGCTGCCAATGGCCAGGAGCTGGTCCCCTTCCCTCAACAGGAAACTGAAATATTTGAATTGGACAGGTTAAAAGTTTCAGAGTGTTAATGGGACAGGTCAGGAGGACTGCAGTGGCCTTTTTGGGGTCTGTATATTCCTATGTGCATATAGAATAGTTGGTTGGACCACTAGACTTGCTATAAACCAAGGTACATTTAGTACAGTAGTGCAACCATTTAGTTTGCAAACTTCTGAGGTGAATTTAAAGTGAAATATACATTTACTAATCAAGAACAAATTGTAGATGAGTCAGTAAGTATTTTATTCTACTGGTAAACACAGTCGCATTATTTCTGAACTCAAGAGCAATAGAACATGATGGTTGCTTTAGCCTCACCAATTTCTCTTTCGCCTTCCAGACTGCTTTTGTTGTTGATGATGTAAGCACCATCATCAAAGAAGTGAGtgtttttattacatttttataacaaattttaTGTCAGTTCATGTGCCAGGCTGATCATTTTTTTTGATACTTGTCATTTAAAAAATTTCAGGCAGTGGAAAACACAATTGGAGGCAATGCCTACCAGCACAACAAAGTGAATCAATGGACATCCACTGTGGTGGAGCAATGTCTGAACCAACTCACCAAATTGGCCAAGCCTTTTAAATACATTGGTGAGTGATCGATGATTAACATTTAATACAGCTTAATTTGTAACATGGCAAAAAAACTACCCTACGTGAACTATTACATGACAAAAACACTGCAAGTATATTGCAGCATGAGCTAGCCATATGGTCTGATTCTTCAATCCCGCTTTGTTTCAAATAAACAAAATCAAGATAGCTTAATGCTTCAACTCGTTCATCAAATGTCACCTTCAAAGCTTTATTCCTATTTTGTATCTGCAGCGGAGTACTTGCAGGCCCAAGCCAAGTTGAGTAACCACCTTCCCCTCCCTTTAGCAAACTAGTCTCTTGCCAGAAAATACAACCACCTACACTCTTCAAAGTGACTTCATTGTGGAAAGTCCCAGTTTTGTAAATTTGAATACCGATGAGTGATTGTAACAAAACATCACCCTTTGGGTAGAATCCCCAatcatctcctcccctcccttcactgAAAGAGCTCTATGCTGACTCATTACTACTTTTTATGAACATAAATGATGTACATCCAGTTTGGACCCTAGTTCCACATCTTGCAGAACTAGAACAGTCAGAACTATTTACAATTGAAATATGTGGACGCAGCATTTGAGATATGAAACAAATAATAAAAAGTGAATGTGACAAAGCAGCTTAAACACacaataattgaacaattttTAGCAAGGTGAGTAAATATCGGAGAAATGCCTTTTTGCACAGGTGAAAAATCAATAGGACCAACACTAGGTATATGATGTACCTGCAGCCTGGGCACCAGTTATCAACCACCAGGGAATAATTGATGTGGACAGTGAAAAGATAATACTTTCACTTTCTCAATGGTAAACTTCAACAGTTCTGGGCTCCTGCTGTACTCAATATATttattgcttttttttccccaatttcaGTGACCTGTGTCATAATGCAAAAGAATGGAGCTGGCTTGCACACTGCTAGTTCATGCTTCTGGGACAATTCTGTTGATGGTAAGGAAAAAAAACTGTATTTGGGAGTTTAATTCTTTACTTTTGGGAGAGTCAGTCCCTTATTGCAATGAATGGTGCAAAGGGTGAGTTGTAGGTGCAGAATGCCTTGTCTAGTTCAGTTTcaaatttatattttgttttagtGACTGGCTGTTTATAAAAAGGCCCAATACAGTTTAAACATAATTCATCTACTGCTGAAGATACCATTTCAAATAACTAATACAGGCTCCTGTCCTGATGCCAGACACTACCAACACAGTAAACATGCACtgttaatagttttttttatattcgttcatgggatgtaggcggcgctggcaaggccagcatttattgcccatccattgaaggtggtggtgagcctctgccttgagccgctgcagtccgtgtggtgaaggttctcccacagtgctgttaggtagggagttccaggattttgacccagcgacgacaaagGAATGGCGgtatatatccaagtcgggatggtgtgtgacttggaggggaatgtgcaggtgatgtcaTTCCCATAtggttgctgcccttgtcctttcacGTGGTAGAGGTCaccggtttgggaggtactgtcgaagtgACTTCAT
It encodes:
- the LOC137342678 gene encoding dynein light chain Tctex-type 1 isoform X2, which produces MDEFQPGEEAVENTIGGNAYQHNKVNQWTSTVVEQCLNQLTKLAKPFKYIVTCVIMQKNGAGLHTASSCFWDNSVDGSCTVRWENKTMYCIISIFGLGV
- the LOC137342678 gene encoding dynein light chain Tctex-type 1 isoform X1; translated protein: MDEFQPGEETAFVVDDVSTIIKEAVENTIGGNAYQHNKVNQWTSTVVEQCLNQLTKLAKPFKYIVTCVIMQKNGAGLHTASSCFWDNSVDGSCTVRWENKTMYCIISIFGLGV